One region of Camelina sativa cultivar DH55 chromosome 6, Cs, whole genome shotgun sequence genomic DNA includes:
- the LOC104698776 gene encoding uncharacterized protein LOC104698776: MASLTNVNPALAAYLNEADPALWYRVYCPGDRYNIKTSNIAESITSMLKKAKGYPITYLIEFITKNLGRWYWKRREDALSLTTTFSRGVEYLLAVREHYADMMTVKRIDVWRFHVHGGQRDCLVDFEEKSCSCGVFGVEKIPCSHAIKAVKSAGWHMSTVVEAYYRKDYVYVSYATNIMPNVEHAPIGPDIRCIPPIPKRNWQAKESLVGLHG; encoded by the coding sequence ATGGCTTCGCTCACTAACGTAAATCCGGCTCTTGCAGCGTACTTGAATGAGGCAGATCCAGCTTTATGGTATCGAGTTTACTgtccaggagatagatacaacatcAAGACTAGCAACATTGCGGAATCTATCACCTCCATGCTAAAGAAAGCCAAAGGTTATCCCATCACATATCTCATTGAGTTTATTACGAAAAATTTAGGTAGGTGGTATTGGAAAAGACGAGAGGATGCACTAAGTCTGACAACCACTTTTAGTCGGGGTGTTGAATACTTATTGGCCGTAAGGGAGCATTACGCCGATATGATGACAGTCAAACGCATTGATGTTTGGCGTTTCCATGTTCATGGTGGACAACGTGACTGTTTGGTTGACTTTGAAGAAAAATCTTGTTCATGCGGGGTGTTTGGTGTTGAGAAAATACCATGTTCACATGCTATTAAGGCTGTCAAGTCTGCTGGATGGCATATGTCTACCGTGGTGGAAGCTTACTATAGAAAAGATTATGTCTATGTGTCGTATGCGACTAACATTATGCCCAATGTCGAGCATGCTCCGATTGGGCCAGATATCCGATGTATACCTCCAATACCGAAGCGGAACTGGCAGGCAAAAGAAAGTCTCGTTGGCTTACATGGCTAG
- the LOC104790606 gene encoding basic leucine zipper 43-like, whose translation MQPQTDVFNLHNYLNSSIPSPYPSSVPISTPFPSNCQNSNPLYGFQSSTNNPQSMSLSSNNSTSDEAEEHQTNNNIINERKQRRMISNRESARRSRMRKQRHLDELWSQVMWLRIENHQLLDKLNNLSESHDKVLQENAQLKEETSELKEVISNMQIQSPFSCFRDDIIPIE comes from the coding sequence ATGCAGCCGCAAACGGACGTTTTTAACCTTCATAACTACCTAAACTCCTCCATACCATCTCCCTATCCTTCAAGTGTCCCGATATCTACGCCATTTCCATCCAACTGTCAAAACTCGAACCCCCTCTATGGATTCCAAAGCTCTACAAACAATCCACAATCCATGAGCTTAAGCAGCAACAACTCGACCTCAGACGAAGCAGAAGAGCACCAgacaaacaacaacataatcAACGAGCGTAAGCAGAGAAGGATGATATCAAACAGAGAATCCGCAAGGAGATCGCGTATGAGGAAGCAGAGACACCTTGACGAGCTTTGGTCACAAGTGATGTGGTTGAGGATCGAGAATCATCAGTTGCTTGATAAGCTTAACAATCTCTCCGAGTCTCACGACAAGGTTCTTCAAGAGAATGCTCAGCTTAAAGAGGAAACATCTGAGCTTAAGGAAGTGATTAGTAATATGCAAATTCAAAGCCCTTTCTCTTGCTTCAGGGACGATATAATCCCCATTGAATAG